One region of Juglans microcarpa x Juglans regia isolate MS1-56 chromosome 7S, Jm3101_v1.0, whole genome shotgun sequence genomic DNA includes:
- the LOC121240327 gene encoding serine/threonine-protein kinase D6PKL1-like, which yields MNQETMDTLPSTSEIVESTEDSDSQLKVHEQNGKLHRSDSGNNYSIEDDINRLFQAIDIRAKARRLGQSPEIGRDPLRKSAQKRPMRISSFHSSGIGISEPVSLKQALRGLCISQASEMAAMKRLSKPGRLSGVSEAGTIKRLYRAVVVEADGSGVPIKGGEGNLMEVSLVPEESTSKLSALMPESTQVFEEELSKARVHPFTPLSDKIMPEAMMTKLSSPGQIVPLQTEVGNEILKTEVQKLRAADLSITHASQNIQGMDAAAPTSIEVPSKTPTVDGVHKGKLHSLASIPSCSSATRISKWTSNGPHLMKPISGNKNFVNKKVEQDSNFASSSCNPCSEKVEDDLVPSISNLDHQRQTCSMNHDMKRNEKASPASSSMNLCIEVNSGTLDAGSSRPGFGLNFTNRNKSPVTKADERSRSREKGDFSQSSKSSIGEYSSSTTYSEDSNACGSSRSGKRPHMSKDLRWEAIHSVEKQQGSLGLRHFKLLRKLGCGDIGTVYLAELTGTNCLFALKVMDNEFLVSRKKMPRAQTEREILQMLDHPFLPTLYAHFATDKLSCLVMEYCPGGDLHVLRQKQPSRSFSELAARFYVAEVLLALEYLHMLGVVYRDLKPENILVREDGHIMLSDFDLSLRCAVNPMVVKSSSPVMEPAKKMSSPCTESSCIDPFCLQPSWQVPCFTPRLISAAAKARKIKADLAAQVSPLPQLVVEPTSARSNSFVGTHEYLAPEIIKAEGHGSAVDWWTFGIFLFEMLYGKTPFKGSGNEETLSNVVSRSLKFPNSPVVSFHARDLIRGLLIKDPENRLGSVKGAAEIKQHAFFEGLNWALIRCAVPPELPKSSDMEFAASAARRKESSRCNGLEAAGENVEFELF from the exons ATGAATCAGGAAACAATGGATACCCTACCCAGTACTAGTGAAATTGTTGAATCAACGGAAGACTCTGATTCTCAATTGAAAGTGCACGAGCAAAATGGAAAGCTCCACAGGTCAGACTCGGGAAATAATTATTCTATAGAGGATGATATTAATCGCCTTTTCCAGGCAATTGACATCAGAGCTAAAGCTAGAAGATTGGGTCAGTCACCAGAAATTGGTAGAGACCCTTTGCGAAAGAGCGCTCAGAAAAGGCCAATGAGAATTAGTTCATTCCATTCGTCGGGAATTGGGATCTCAGAGCCTGTGAGTTTGAAGCAAGCCCTGAGAGGACTATGCATCTCACAGGCCTCAGAGATGGCTGCTATGAAGCGATTATCTAAGCCAGGCAGGTTATCAGGGGTCTCGGAAGCAGGGACTATCAAAAGATTGTATAGGGCAGTGGTGGTTGAGGCAGATGGATCTGGTGTTCCAATAAAAGGAGGTGAGGGGAATTTGATGGAAGTCTCTCTTGTACCagaagaaagcacatcaaaacTTTCTGCTTTGATGCCTGAGTCTACACAAGTGTTTGAAGAAGAGTTATCAAAAGCAAGGGTTCATCCTTTTACTCCTTTGTCAGATAAAATAATGCCAGAGGCAATGATGACCAAATTATCATCACCAGGTCAGATTGTTCCTTTGCAGACAGAGGTTGGGAATGAAATTTTAAAGACGGAAGTTCAAAAATTGAGAGCTGCTGATTTGTCAATTACTCATGCTAGCCAGAACATTCAGGGGATGGATGCAGCTGCACCCACCTCGATAGAAGTACCTAGCAAAACTCCAACGGTAGATGGTGTGCATAAAGGTAAGTTGCATTCTCTGGCCTCCATACCTAGCTGCAGCAGTGCTACTAGGATAAGCAAATGGACTAGTAATGGTCCGCATTTAATGAAGCCAATCTCTGGAAACAAGAACTTTGTTAACAAGAAAGTAGAACAGGATTCAAATTTTGCCTCAAGCAGCTGCAATCCATGTAGTGAAAAGGTTGAGGATGATTTGGTTCCTAGTATAAGTAATTTGGACCACCAGAGACAAACTTGTTCTATGAATCATGATATGAAACGAAATGAGAAAGCTTCTCCAGCATCCAGCAGTATGAATCTCTGCATTGAAGTCAATTCAGGTACTTTGGATGCAGGCTCAAGTAGACCTGGCTTTGGTTTGAATTTTACTAACAGAAATAAATCTCCAGTGACAAAAGCTGATGAGAGATCAAGGTCTAGAGAAAAAGGGGACTTCTCCCAAAGCTCAAAAAGTAGTATTGGTGAGTATAGCAGTAGCACAACCTATAGTGAGGACAGCAATGCATGTGGGTCTAGTCGTAGTGGCAAAAGGCCTCACATGTCAAAAGACTTGAGATGGGAAGCCATCCACAGTGTTGAGAAACAGCAAGGAAGCTTGGGTTTGAGGCACTTTAAATTGCTCAGGAAGCTTGGTTGTGGGGATATTGGAACTGTTTATCTCGCTGAGCTAACTGGTACAAACTGCCTATTTGCATTGAAAGTGATGGATAATGAATTCCTGGTTAGCAGGAAAAAAATGCCGAGGGCTCAaactgagagagagatactACAAATGCTGGATCATCCTTTTCTTCCGACACTGTATGCCCATTTTGCAACAGATAAGCTGTCATGCTTGGTTATGGAGTATTGTCCAGGTGGAGACTTACATGTACTGCGACAGAAGCAACCAAGTAGAAGTTTCTCTGAACTAGCTGCCAG GTTTTATGTTGCTGAAGTCCTTCTTGCACTCGAGTATTTACACATGCTAGGAGTTGTGTATAGGGACTTGAAACCCGAAAATATTCTGGTCAGAGAAGATGGTCACATTATGCTCTCAGATTTTGACTTGTCACTCAGATGTGCTGTCAATCCAATGGTGGTTAAATCATCTTCTCCTGTCATGGAGCCCGCAAAAAAGATGTCAAGTCCATGCACCGAATCCAGCTGCATTGACCCATTTTGCCTCCAACCATCCTGGCAAGTCCCATGCTTCACTCCTAGACTTATATCTGCTGCTGCAAAAGCTCGGAAGATAAAAGCTGATCTAGCTGCCCAGGTCAGTCCGCTGCCTCAACTTGTTGTGGAGCCAACGAGTGCCCGATCGAACTCCTTTGTAGGAACCCATGAGTACCTTGCTCCCGAGATCATCAAAGCTGAGGGTCATGGGAGTGCAGTGGATTGGTGGACGTTTGGAATTTTTCTGTTCGAGATGTTATATGGCAAGACACCCTTCAAGGGTTCAGGAAACGAGGAAACATTGTCTAATGTAGTGTCACGGAGCCTCAAGTTCCCCAATAGCCCTGTTGTTAGCTTTCATGCAAGAGATCTGATCAGAGGCTTATTAATCAAGGACCCTGAAAACAGGTTGGGATCTGTGAAAGGAGCCGCAGAGATCAAGCAGCACGCTTTCTTCGAAGGCCTTAATTGGGCTCTGATACGTTGTGCAGTACCACCAGAGCTGCCGAAGTCATCTGATATGGAATTTGCTGCATCAGCTGCACGAAGAAAGGAAAGCTCCAGGTGTAATGGGCTCGAGGCTGCTGGAGAGAATGTGGAGTTTGAGCTATTCTAG
- the LOC121241548 gene encoding uncharacterized protein LOC121241548: MAEVTEPPFRPREKLLEKQKYFQNIHKHTYLKGRYDKITSVAIPGALAATALFLIGRGIYNMSHGIGKKE, translated from the exons ATGGCAGAAGTCACAGAACCACCATTTCGACCAAGGGAGAAGCTTCTTGAGAagcaaaaatatttccaaaacaTCCACAAGCACACATACCTGAAAGGACGATATGATAAGATAACCTCTGTTGCCATTCCTGGTGCTTTGGCGGCCACTGCACTTTTCCTTATT GGACGAGGGATCTATAATATGTCTCACGGGATTGGGAAGAAGGAATGA
- the LOC121240328 gene encoding alkaline/neutral invertase E, chloroplastic-like, which yields MATSESIIQALSGSLLPRLHHSDPCTNNSSPAHALKLNVSNTRKWSKVYVQVNGYSRMLHNCRTYGSRRLFDVFHWKKDASRLESMGCKCRQAEIFCGGMTEDQNETRSMGEAIRPRSVPVNGISSAMDIEESEVGKQFKHEKGGLFSDGMSTVAGTVKDHKYGETLEDEAWNLLRDSIVYYCNKPIGTIAAKDPGNTSILNYDQVFIRDFIPSGIAFLLKGEYEIVRNFILYTLQLQSWEKTMDCYSPGQGLMPASFKVRTVPLDRDESATEEILDPDFGEAAIGRVAPVDSGLWWIILLRAYGKFSGDLSVQERIDVQTGIKMILKLCLADGFDMFPTLLVTDGSCMIDRRMGIHGHPLEIQALFYSALLSAREMLAPDDGSADLRRAINNRLVALSFHIRAYYWIDMRKLNVIYRYQTEEYSYDAVNKFNIYPDQIPSWLVEFMPSKGGYLIGNLQPAHMDFRFFSLGNLWSIVSSLATLDQSHAILDLIEAKWEVLVAEMPFKICYPALEDAEWRIITGSDPKNTPWSYHNGGSWPTLLWQLTVACIKMNRPEIALKAVNVAERHISGDKWPEYYDTKRARFIGKQARLYQTWSIAGYLVAKLLLANPNAAKNLVNEEDSELANAFSYMISANPKRKRGLKRQGFIV from the exons ATGGCTACTTCCGAATCTATTATTCAAGCTCTATCCGGGTCTTTATTACCTCGCCTCCATCATTCTGATCCATGTACCAACAATTCAAGCCCAGCGCATGCTCTTAAACTCAACGTTAGTAATACAAGGAAATGGAGTAAAGTGTACGTGCAAGTCAACGGCTACTCGAGAATGTTACATAATTGCAGGACCTATGGAAGTCGACGGCTGTTTGATGTTTTTCACTGGAAGAAAGATGCTAGTAGGTTGGAATCTATGGGTTGCAAGTGCCGACAGGCTGAAATTTTTTGTGGGGGGATGACAGAGGATCAAAATGAGACCCGGTCCATGGGTGAAGCAATTAGACCAAGATCAGTTCCTGTCAATGGGATAAGCAGTGCAATGGATATTGAAGAATCTGAGGTGGGTAAACAATTCAAACATGAAAAGGGAGGTCTTTTTTCAGATGGCATGTCAACTGTAGCTGGAACAGTGAAAGACCACAAGTATGGGGAAACTCTAGAAGATGAAGCATGGAACTTATTGAGAGATTCCATTGTTTATTATTGTAACAAACCTATTGGAACCATTGCTGCTAAGGATCCTGGCAACACTAGTATTCTGAACTATGATCAGGTCTTTATTCGGGATTTCATACCTTCCGGGATAGCTTTCCTTTTAAAGGGAGAGTATGAGATTGTACGAAATTTCATTCTATACACCCTTCAGTTGCAG AGCTGGGAGAAAACCATGGATTGCTATAGTCCTGGTCAAGGGCTAATGCCAGCCAGCTTCAAGGTGCGCACTGTTCCACTAGACCGTGATGAATCTGCAACAGAAGAAATATTAGATCCCGACTTTGGTGAAGCAGCGATTGGTCGAGTTGCACCAGTTGATTCTG GACTGTGGTGGATTATACTGTTACGAGCGTATGGAAAATTTTCTGGAGATTTATCCGTGCAAGAGAGAATTGATGTGCAAACTGGgatcaaaatgattttaaagTTGTGTCTTGCTGATGGTTTTGATATGTTTCCTACATTATTAGTGACTGATGGTTCTTGCATGATAGATCGTCGCATGGGAATTCATGGCCATCCTTTGGAGATTCAG GCACTCTTTTATTCAGCGTTACTTTCTGCACGTGAGATGCTTGCCCCTGATGATGGATCAGCCGACCTAAGACGGGCAATAAATAATCGTCTAGTTGCTTTATCATTCCACATAAGGGCATATTACTGGATAGATATGAGAAAACTCAATGTGATCTACCGTTATCAGACAGAGGAATACTCCTATGATGCTGTTAACAAGTTCAACATATACCCAGATCAGATTCCATCCTGGTTGGTGGAATTTATGCCCAGTAAAGGAGGCTATTTGATTGGAAATCTGCAGCCTGCTCACATGGACTTTCGTTTCTTTTCTCTTGGAAATTTATGGTCTATCGTAAGCAGTCTTGCAACGTTGGATCAGTCACATGCCATATTGGACCTTATAGAAGCAAAATGGGAAGTTTTAGTTGCAGAGATGCCGTTCAAAATATGCTATCCTGCTCTGGAAGATGCGGAATGGAGAATAATCACCGGCAGTGATCCCAAGAACAC TCCCTGGTCTTATCACAATGGAGGTTCTTGGCCAACTTTGCTCTGGCAG CTCACTGTAGCATGTATAAAGATGAATAGACCAGAAATTGCCTTGAAGGCTGTGAATGTTGCTGAGAGACACATTTCTGGAGATAAGTGGCCTGAATATTACGACACCAAGCGAGCAAGATTTATTGGAAAACAGGCACGGCTATATCAAACCTGGTCAATTGCAGGATATCTTGTGGCAAAGCTCCTCCTTGCCAACCCAAATGCAGCAAAGAATCTTGTAAACGAGGAGGATTCAGAGCTTGCCAATGCTTTTTCTTACATGATCAGTGCGAACCCAAAGAGGAAACGGGGTCTAAAGAGACAGGGCTTCATAGTatga